A genome region from Defluviimonas aquaemixtae includes the following:
- a CDS encoding FAD binding domain-containing protein has product MHNFDFVKPSSVADAVSALKAEDAQALGGGQTLIPTMKQRLAAPAVLVSLTGITEMKGVKRAGDAVEIGGATTHAEVAKEAASHYPALAALATGIGDPAVRNRGTIGGSLANNDPAADYPAAALASGATVVTNAREIAADDFFQGLFSTALEEGEIITAVRFPMPEKAAYAKFVQPASRFALTGAFVAKFASGVQVAITGAGEDGVFRWSEAEQALSQNFSADAVAGLAVPEDGMIGDIHGTPAYRANLVRVMTQRAVRTA; this is encoded by the coding sequence ATGCACAATTTCGATTTCGTGAAACCGTCCTCGGTGGCCGATGCGGTCTCGGCGCTGAAGGCCGAGGACGCCCAGGCGCTTGGCGGCGGGCAAACGCTGATACCAACGATGAAGCAGCGGCTGGCTGCGCCTGCGGTGCTCGTGAGTCTTACCGGCATCACCGAAATGAAGGGCGTGAAGCGCGCGGGCGACGCGGTGGAGATCGGCGGCGCGACGACCCATGCGGAAGTGGCGAAGGAGGCTGCGTCTCATTACCCCGCACTTGCTGCACTCGCCACGGGCATCGGCGACCCGGCGGTCCGCAACCGCGGCACGATCGGCGGTTCGCTCGCCAACAACGACCCGGCGGCGGACTATCCGGCAGCGGCCCTGGCCTCGGGCGCGACTGTGGTGACGAACGCGCGCGAGATCGCGGCGGACGACTTCTTCCAGGGCCTGTTCTCGACGGCGTTGGAGGAAGGTGAGATCATCACAGCCGTGCGTTTCCCCATGCCCGAGAAGGCGGCCTATGCCAAGTTCGTGCAGCCCGCCTCGCGCTTCGCCCTGACCGGCGCGTTCGTCGCGAAATTCGCGTCGGGCGTCCAGGTGGCGATCACCGGCGCGGGCGAGGACGGGGTCTTCCGCTGGTCGGAGGCCGAACAGGCGCTGTCGCAGAATTTCTCGGCGGATGCGGTCGCTGGCCTCGCCGTTCCGGAGGACGGCATGATCGGCGACATCCACGGCACGCCGGCCTATCGCGCGAACCTCGTCAGGGTCATGACGCAGCGCGCGGTCCGGACCGCCTGA
- a CDS encoding lysophospholipid acyltransferase family protein translates to MFWPTSASSPTTPFANAESCNRSSAASPDRTFGNTQQGGARSISVASSDGLTVDQKISLPRVPSDEDIHQMNWQMRPMAETWRGGRASLRWLIGAPIVNANVALRAKDKQHARALIAAHFARFLDTCRVSVTLDGPLPESGRGCILCYNETSFIDVAAFGVSMWPHVDRAAAADIYAYLPFGRSAARKAAIEMVPRGNRLATERLLKRMVAAVRRGERLAWGGEGRLYGRDGIGRFKVGASLIAIRAQAPLIPVVFHGGHHALPLGSIRARSGRIRVRFGTPIPTTGLKEEEARGLADHVQEEVARIYAVLKEACREDA, encoded by the coding sequence TTGTTCTGGCCGACTTCCGCGTCGAGCCCGACCACTCCGTTTGCAAACGCAGAATCCTGCAATCGCAGCAGTGCGGCCTCGCCAGACCGGACGTTCGGAAATACCCAGCAGGGCGGCGCACGCAGCATTTCGGTCGCGTCGTCTGATGGACTGACTGTCGACCAAAAGATATCATTGCCAAGGGTTCCGTCGGACGAAGATATCCATCAGATGAATTGGCAGATGCGACCGATGGCAGAGACTTGGCGCGGTGGACGTGCGTCATTGCGTTGGTTGATCGGCGCCCCCATCGTCAACGCAAACGTGGCACTGAGGGCGAAGGATAAGCAGCACGCACGAGCATTGATTGCAGCTCATTTCGCCCGATTCCTCGATACCTGCCGGGTCAGCGTAACCTTGGACGGCCCTCTCCCCGAATCCGGCAGGGGTTGCATCCTTTGCTATAACGAAACGTCGTTCATCGATGTCGCCGCTTTTGGCGTGTCAATGTGGCCTCATGTCGACCGCGCAGCGGCAGCTGACATCTATGCGTATCTTCCGTTTGGACGATCAGCAGCACGAAAGGCGGCGATCGAGATGGTTCCAAGGGGAAATCGACTGGCCACTGAGCGGTTGCTGAAACGTATGGTCGCAGCCGTGAGGCGAGGAGAGCGGCTCGCATGGGGTGGGGAGGGTCGTCTTTACGGGCGGGACGGGATTGGAAGGTTCAAGGTCGGTGCGAGCCTGATCGCGATAAGGGCGCAGGCGCCCTTGATCCCAGTGGTGTTTCACGGTGGGCATCACGCGTTGCCACTAGGCTCCATCCGCGCGCGATCCGGTCGAATCCGAGTGCGTTTCGGGACGCCGATTCCGACAACGGGACTTAAGGAAGAAGAGGCACGCGGCCTCGCCGACCACGTGCAGGAAGAGGTCGCCAGAATATACGCAGTGTTGAAGGAGGCGTGCCGCGAGGATGCTTGA
- the soxR gene encoding redox-sensitive transcriptional activator SoxR: MERELSIGALARRTGLSVSAIRFYEERRLVRPSRNSGGQRRFARSDIRRLSFVMIAQRLGYTITEIAARLSELPESRTPDAEDWRRLAEGFRAELDQRIALLESFRDRLDGCIGCGCLSLKTCAFHNPDDQAAANGAGPRYLLGDNPVQP, translated from the coding sequence ATGGAGCGTGAATTGTCGATCGGGGCGCTTGCGCGGCGTACGGGGCTAAGCGTTTCCGCGATCCGTTTCTACGAAGAGAGGCGATTGGTCAGGCCCAGCCGCAATTCGGGCGGCCAGCGACGCTTCGCGCGGTCGGACATCAGGCGCCTGTCATTCGTGATGATCGCCCAGCGGCTCGGCTACACGATCACCGAGATCGCGGCGCGGCTGAGCGAACTGCCCGAAAGCCGGACGCCTGATGCCGAGGACTGGCGGCGGTTGGCCGAAGGATTCCGCGCCGAGCTCGATCAACGGATCGCGCTTCTTGAAAGCTTCCGCGACCGGCTCGACGGGTGCATCGGATGCGGCTGCCTGTCACTGAAGACCTGCGCGTTCCACAATCCCGATGACCAGGCCGCAGCGAACGGGGCCGGGCCGCGCTATCTGTTGGGGGACAACCCCGTTCAGCCGTGA
- a CDS encoding flavin reductase family protein, whose protein sequence is MPEITPYTSDPRDFRTALGRYATGVTVVTALGERGPVGMTANSFTSVSLDPPLVLWCPARTSARFDAFVRARYFAIHVLAADQLALCRRFAGSGEDFSGLFNTTTPEGLPALPGCLARFDCAAHADHDGGDHAILVGRVLRASLGEGEPLLFWHGRYGDFLHHG, encoded by the coding sequence ATGCCCGAAATCACACCCTATACGTCCGACCCGCGCGATTTTCGTACGGCCCTCGGGCGCTACGCGACCGGCGTGACGGTCGTGACTGCATTGGGTGAACGCGGTCCGGTCGGAATGACGGCAAACAGCTTCACCTCAGTGTCGCTCGACCCTCCCCTCGTGCTTTGGTGTCCGGCCCGAACCTCGGCGCGGTTCGACGCCTTTGTCCGCGCCCGCTATTTCGCGATCCACGTGCTCGCTGCCGACCAGCTCGCGCTTTGCCGCCGCTTTGCAGGCTCAGGCGAAGATTTCAGCGGCCTATTCAATACGACGACACCCGAGGGGTTGCCGGCTCTTCCGGGCTGCCTCGCGCGGTTCGACTGTGCGGCTCACGCCGACCATGACGGCGGCGACCACGCGATCCTCGTGGGCCGCGTCCTGCGCGCGAGCCTCGGCGAGGGCGAGCCGCTTCTCTTCTGGCATGGCCGCTACGGCGATTTCCTGCATCACGGCTGA
- a CDS encoding DUF475 domain-containing protein: protein MTTALHYFRWAFLFTALGLVVAFWLGWGYSNSLGGALSFFLIGVVLAVLEISLSFDNAIVNANKLKEMDPVWQHRFLTWGIIIAVFGMRIVFPLLIVVAAARIGPLEAISLAALRPNEYARIIADAHVSIAAFGGTFLMMVALTYFIDEGKEVDWIRSLECQLRRCASVRGLEIAFVLAVILIFAAVIPGHESGRFLFAAIGGLLTFLGVEVLGHILDSRQQAVGAVARGGLGAFLYLEVLDASFSFDGVIGAFALTHNLFLIAIGLGIGAMYVRSMTIMLVERKTLAEFRYLEHGAFYSILVLSGIMFAQTLWHIPELVTGVLGATFIGLALVSSILHNRRHRSA, encoded by the coding sequence ATGACCACCGCCCTCCACTATTTCCGCTGGGCCTTCCTCTTCACGGCTCTTGGACTGGTGGTGGCGTTCTGGCTCGGGTGGGGGTACTCCAACAGCCTCGGCGGGGCGCTCAGTTTCTTCCTGATCGGCGTGGTGCTCGCGGTTCTCGAGATTTCGCTGTCATTCGACAACGCCATCGTGAACGCGAACAAACTCAAGGAGATGGATCCGGTCTGGCAGCACCGGTTCCTGACCTGGGGCATCATCATCGCGGTCTTCGGGATGCGGATCGTCTTTCCGCTGCTCATCGTGGTGGCGGCCGCGCGGATCGGCCCACTCGAGGCCATAAGTCTCGCCGCGCTGCGCCCGAACGAATACGCGCGGATTATCGCGGATGCGCATGTATCTATCGCGGCCTTCGGCGGAACCTTCCTGATGATGGTCGCGCTCACCTACTTCATCGACGAGGGCAAGGAGGTCGACTGGATCCGGTCGCTCGAATGTCAGCTCAGGCGCTGCGCCTCGGTTCGCGGGCTCGAGATTGCATTCGTCCTCGCCGTCATTCTGATCTTTGCAGCAGTCATACCGGGCCATGAAAGCGGGCGCTTCCTGTTCGCCGCGATCGGAGGCCTGCTGACCTTCCTTGGTGTCGAAGTGCTGGGCCACATCCTCGATTCGCGACAGCAAGCGGTGGGCGCGGTCGCCCGTGGCGGGCTTGGTGCTTTCCTCTATCTCGAAGTGCTCGACGCCTCGTTCAGTTTCGACGGCGTGATCGGTGCCTTCGCGCTGACGCACAACCTCTTCCTCATCGCGATCGGCCTCGGCATCGGGGCGATGTACGTGCGTTCGATGACGATCATGCTCGTGGAACGCAAGACGCTGGCCGAGTTCCGCTATCTCGAGCACGGGGCATTCTATTCGATCCTCGTCCTTTCGGGGATCATGTTCGCCCAGACGCTCTGGCATATCCCCGAACTTGTCACTGGGGTGCTGGGCGCGACCTTCATCGGCCTCGCGCTGGTCTCCTCGATCCTGCACAACCGTCGTCACCGCTCCGCCTGA
- the aroQ gene encoding type II 3-dehydroquinate dehydratase encodes MQTILVLNGPNLNLLGQREPAIYGSETLADVEALCAETAKADGFAVTCRQSNREYELIDWIQAARVEAAAIVINPGAFSHTSIAILDALGAFEGPVIEVHISNIHRREAFRHHSYVSSRADAVIAGAGVQGYAFAVQRAARLLAG; translated from the coding sequence ATGCAGACGATCCTCGTTCTGAACGGACCGAATCTCAACCTTCTCGGCCAGCGCGAACCCGCGATCTACGGGTCCGAGACTCTCGCCGATGTCGAGGCGCTCTGCGCTGAGACCGCGAAAGCGGATGGGTTCGCCGTCACGTGCCGGCAGTCGAACCGGGAATACGAGCTCATCGACTGGATCCAGGCCGCGCGGGTCGAGGCGGCCGCGATTGTCATCAATCCCGGCGCGTTCAGCCACACCTCGATCGCGATCCTAGACGCGCTCGGCGCCTTCGAGGGGCCGGTGATCGAGGTCCATATCTCCAACATCCACCGGCGGGAGGCGTTCCGCCACCATTCCTATGTCTCTTCCCGTGCCGATGCGGTGATCGCGGGGGCCGGTGTGCAGGGCTACGCCTTCGCCGTGCAGCGCGCCGCGCGGCTTCTGGCGGGCTGA
- a CDS encoding bifunctional allantoicase/(S)-ureidoglycine aminohydrolase produces the protein MTKRTYYAPEGGLPPQTQLLTDRAMFTDAYAVIPKGTMSDIVTSFLPFWEGARFWILSRPLSGFAETFSQYVAEVQPGGGSDRPETEKGVEAVLFVVDGRVSITIGGATHEMEAGGYAYIPPGAEWRLRNRSDGVARFHWIRKAYRSVEGLDAPDAVVTNENDVAPTPMPDTDGAWATTRFVDPADLRHDMHVTIVTFQPGGVIPFAETHVMEHGLYVLEGKAVYRLNQDWVEVEAGDYMWLRAFCPQACYAGGPGPFRYLLYKDVNRHMPFPALRAPKG, from the coding sequence ATGACGAAGCGCACCTACTACGCCCCCGAGGGCGGTCTGCCGCCGCAGACGCAGCTTCTGACCGACCGGGCGATGTTCACCGACGCCTATGCGGTGATCCCCAAGGGCACGATGAGCGATATCGTCACAAGCTTCCTGCCGTTCTGGGAGGGCGCGCGGTTCTGGATCCTGTCACGGCCGCTCTCGGGTTTCGCCGAGACGTTTTCGCAGTATGTCGCCGAGGTTCAGCCCGGCGGCGGCAGCGACCGGCCCGAGACCGAGAAGGGCGTCGAGGCGGTGCTGTTCGTCGTTGACGGACGCGTCTCGATCACGATCGGTGGCGCGACGCACGAGATGGAGGCAGGTGGCTACGCCTACATCCCGCCGGGCGCGGAATGGCGGCTTCGCAACCGCTCGGACGGTGTGGCGCGGTTCCACTGGATTCGAAAGGCCTACCGGTCGGTGGAGGGGCTGGACGCGCCCGATGCGGTCGTCACGAACGAGAACGACGTCGCGCCTACGCCGATGCCTGACACCGACGGGGCGTGGGCAACGACGCGTTTCGTCGATCCGGCCGATCTGCGCCACGACATGCACGTCACCATCGTGACGTTCCAGCCCGGCGGGGTCATTCCCTTTGCCGAAACCCATGTGATGGAGCACGGCCTTTACGTCCTTGAAGGCAAGGCAGTCTACCGTCTCAATCAGGACTGGGTCGAGGTCGAGGCGGGTGACTACATGTGGCTCCGCGCCTTCTGCCCGCAGGCGTGCTACGCGGGCGGGCCCGGTCCATTCCGCTACCTGCTCTATAAGGACGTGAACCGGCACATGCCGTTCCCCGCGCTGCGCGCGCCGAAAGGGTGA
- the bhcR gene encoding HTH-type transcriptional regulator BhcR: protein MARDTPRKGRPRNFSGDASQSTIQSLDRAFDVLETLAAAKGMTLSEIARALDQSPATVYRVLSTLEARGVVEAEAETQAWHVGATAFRLGSAFLRRSSVLERSQPAMRGLMETTGETSNLGIERNGDVLFVAQVETQESIRAFFPPGTISPMHASGIGKALLSRYDADQITAFLKRRALERFTDNTIVNSDALIEEMRRTRDRGYAFDDEEKATGMRCVAAPIINAWGTAIAGISVSGPTHRMSSDQIERIGHLVRDAAASVSQSIGAAAPA from the coding sequence ATGGCACGCGATACGCCGCGCAAGGGACGCCCCCGAAACTTTTCGGGAGATGCCTCGCAATCCACGATCCAATCGCTCGACCGCGCGTTCGACGTGCTGGAAACGCTTGCCGCCGCCAAGGGCATGACGCTGAGCGAAATCGCCCGCGCTCTCGACCAGTCCCCGGCCACTGTCTACCGCGTGCTTTCCACGCTCGAGGCACGCGGCGTAGTCGAGGCCGAAGCCGAGACGCAAGCCTGGCATGTAGGCGCAACGGCCTTCCGGCTCGGCTCGGCCTTCCTTAGGCGGAGCAGCGTCCTGGAACGCAGCCAGCCCGCGATGCGCGGCCTGATGGAAACGACCGGAGAGACCTCCAATCTCGGCATCGAGAGAAACGGCGACGTGCTGTTCGTGGCTCAGGTCGAGACGCAGGAATCGATCCGCGCCTTCTTCCCGCCCGGAACGATCTCGCCAATGCATGCCTCGGGTATCGGCAAGGCGCTTCTCAGCCGCTACGACGCCGACCAGATCACCGCGTTCCTCAAGCGCCGCGCGCTCGAACGGTTCACCGACAATACGATCGTCAACTCCGACGCGCTGATCGAAGAGATGCGCCGGACCCGCGACCGCGGCTACGCCTTCGACGACGAGGAAAAGGCCACGGGCATGCGCTGCGTGGCCGCTCCGATCATAAACGCCTGGGGAACCGCGATCGCAGGCATCTCAGTCTCCGGCCCGACGCACCGCATGTCATCCGACCAGATTGAACGCATCGGTCACCTCGTCCGGGACGCAGCCGCTAGCGTGTCGCAAAGCATCGGAGCGGCAGCGCCGGCGTGA
- the bhcA gene encoding L-aspartate--glyoxylate aminotransferase BhcA gives MSFQNPVFIPGPTNMPEVLRKAIDMPTLDHRSPLFAEILHPALEGVRKVLKTETAKVFIFPASGTGGWETALTNTLSPGDKVLAARNGMFSQRWIDMCRRHGLEVEVVEARWGEGIPAARYEEILTADKGHSIKAVLATHNETATGVRSDIAAVRRAMDRAKHPALLFVDGVSSIASMDFRMDEWGVDIAVTGSQKGFMLPAGLAILGFSGKAMRAGEMAALPRTFFDIRDMEKSYAANGYPYTPAVGLMNGLKLSTQMLLSEGLDNVFARHHRIAEGVRRAVDAWGLKLCAISPDLFSDTVSAIRTPDGFNATDVVSHAAKKYGVAFGTGLGEVAGKVFRIGHLGSLTDVLTLSGIATAEMVMADLGLPIRLGSGVAAAQDYYRNESKSKKAAA, from the coding sequence ATGAGCTTCCAGAACCCCGTCTTCATTCCCGGTCCGACAAACATGCCCGAGGTGTTGCGCAAGGCAATCGACATGCCGACGCTGGACCACCGTTCGCCGCTCTTCGCCGAGATCCTGCATCCGGCGCTCGAAGGGGTCCGAAAAGTCCTGAAGACCGAGACGGCGAAGGTATTCATCTTCCCCGCGTCCGGCACTGGCGGGTGGGAGACCGCGCTGACGAACACGCTTTCGCCCGGCGACAAGGTACTGGCGGCGCGAAACGGCATGTTCTCGCAGCGCTGGATCGACATGTGCCGCCGCCACGGTCTCGAGGTTGAGGTCGTGGAGGCCCGGTGGGGCGAGGGCATCCCTGCCGCCCGCTACGAGGAGATTCTGACGGCCGATAAGGGTCACTCGATCAAGGCCGTGCTGGCGACGCACAACGAGACGGCGACCGGCGTGCGCTCCGACATCGCAGCGGTGCGCCGCGCAATGGATAGGGCGAAGCACCCTGCGCTTCTCTTCGTCGACGGCGTGTCCTCGATCGCTTCGATGGACTTCCGCATGGATGAATGGGGCGTCGACATCGCCGTGACCGGCAGCCAGAAGGGCTTCATGCTGCCCGCTGGCCTCGCGATCCTCGGCTTCTCGGGGAAGGCGATGAGGGCCGGCGAAATGGCGGCGCTGCCACGCACCTTCTTCGACATCCGCGACATGGAGAAGAGCTACGCCGCCAACGGCTATCCCTACACGCCGGCGGTGGGCCTCATGAACGGGCTGAAGCTTTCGACCCAGATGCTCCTCTCCGAGGGTCTCGACAACGTCTTCGCCCGCCACCACCGAATCGCCGAGGGCGTCCGCCGCGCCGTCGATGCCTGGGGGCTGAAGCTCTGCGCCATCTCGCCGGATCTCTTTTCCGACACGGTCAGCGCGATCCGCACGCCGGATGGCTTCAATGCGACGGACGTCGTGAGCCACGCAGCGAAGAAGTACGGCGTGGCCTTCGGCACCGGACTTGGCGAAGTCGCAGGCAAGGTGTTCCGCATTGGTCATCTCGGCAGCCTGACCGACGTATTGACGCTGTCCGGGATCGCGACGGCGGAGATGGTGATGGCCGATCTCGGCCTGCCGATCCGGCTCGGATCTGGCGTCGCGGCGGCGCAGGACTATTACCGCAACGAGTCCAAATCGAAGAAGGCGGCGGCGTGA
- the bhcB gene encoding beta-hydroxyaspartate dehydratase BhcB, with protein sequence MKDQTMYIPTFRDVLDAHERIRPYIHRTPVLTSTYLNGLTGAELFFKCESFQKAGAFKARGASNAVFGLTEEQAAKGVATHSSGNHGLSLSYAAGRRGIPCTVVMPRTAPQAKKDAVKGYGGRVVECEPSTSSREAVFAEVVAETGAEFVHPYNDPRVIAGQGTCSRELNEQVEGLDAVIAPIGGGGMISGTCLTLSNVAPNIKIYAAEPKQADDAARSFKAGHIIADDAPETVADGLKVPLKELTWHFVRNHVTDILTAEEDEIVDAMKTIWKRMKIVMEPSSAVPLATILRNPNVFKGKRVGVIITGGNVDLDKLPWMKG encoded by the coding sequence ATGAAAGACCAGACCATGTATATCCCCACGTTCCGGGACGTGCTCGACGCGCACGAGCGCATCCGGCCCTATATCCACCGCACGCCTGTCTTGACCTCGACCTACCTGAACGGGCTGACGGGGGCGGAACTCTTCTTCAAATGCGAGAGCTTCCAGAAGGCGGGCGCGTTCAAGGCCCGGGGTGCATCGAACGCGGTCTTCGGCCTGACGGAGGAGCAGGCCGCGAAAGGTGTGGCGACCCATTCCTCGGGCAATCACGGCCTCTCGCTCTCGTATGCGGCCGGACGGCGAGGAATACCCTGCACGGTCGTCATGCCACGCACCGCGCCGCAGGCCAAGAAGGACGCCGTGAAAGGCTATGGCGGCCGCGTCGTGGAATGCGAGCCGTCGACCTCGAGCCGCGAGGCGGTCTTCGCCGAGGTCGTGGCCGAGACCGGGGCAGAATTCGTCCATCCCTACAACGATCCCCGCGTGATCGCGGGGCAGGGCACCTGTTCGCGTGAGCTGAACGAGCAGGTCGAGGGGCTCGACGCCGTCATCGCGCCGATCGGCGGCGGCGGGATGATCTCGGGCACCTGTCTGACGCTGTCGAACGTCGCACCGAACATCAAGATTTACGCCGCCGAGCCGAAACAGGCGGACGACGCGGCACGAAGCTTTAAGGCGGGCCATATCATCGCCGACGACGCGCCCGAGACGGTGGCTGACGGGCTGAAAGTGCCGTTGAAGGAGTTGACCTGGCATTTCGTCAGGAACCACGTCACTGATATCCTGACCGCCGAGGAGGACGAGATCGTCGATGCCATGAAGACCATCTGGAAGCGGATGAAGATCGTCATGGAGCCGTCCTCGGCTGTACCGCTCGCCACCATTTTGAGGAATCCGAATGTTTTCAAAGGCAAACGTGTCGGCGTGATCATCACCGGCGGCAACGTGGATCTGGACAAACTGCCCTGGATGAAGGGTTGA
- the bhcC gene encoding 3-hydroxy-D-aspartate aldolase BhcC, with product MNAPVNINSLEVGFDIPAKPGMDEKDIQTPCLVLDLDALERNITKMGDYAKAHGMRHRVHGKMHKSVDVAKLQEKLGGAIGVCCQKVSEAEVFARGGIKDILVSNQVRDPVKIDRLAQLPKLGARTIVCVDDIDNVADLSKAAQKHGTEIEVFVEIDCGAGRCGVTTTEDVVKIAKAVDAAPGLKFSGIQAYQGAMQHLDKYEDRKAKLDIAIVMVKDAVEGLKRAGLEPELVSGGGTGSYYFESNSGVYNELQCGSYAFMDADYGRILDKDGKRIDKGEWENAFFILTQVMSHVKPDKAICDAGLKAQSVDSGLPVIYGRDDVKYIKCSDEHGVIEDPKGVLKVGEKLKLVPGHCDPTANVHDWYVGVRGGKVECVWPVSARGRAY from the coding sequence ATGAACGCACCAGTGAACATCAATTCGCTCGAAGTCGGTTTCGACATTCCGGCCAAGCCCGGCATGGACGAGAAGGACATCCAGACGCCGTGCCTCGTGCTCGATCTCGACGCTCTGGAACGCAACATCACGAAGATGGGCGACTACGCCAAGGCGCATGGGATGCGCCACCGCGTGCATGGCAAGATGCACAAGTCGGTCGACGTGGCCAAGCTGCAGGAAAAGCTTGGCGGCGCGATTGGCGTGTGTTGTCAAAAGGTTAGCGAGGCCGAAGTCTTCGCGCGGGGCGGCATCAAGGACATTCTTGTCTCGAACCAGGTGCGCGATCCGGTGAAGATCGACCGGCTGGCGCAGCTGCCGAAGCTCGGCGCGCGGACCATCGTCTGTGTTGATGACATCGACAACGTGGCCGACCTTTCGAAGGCTGCCCAGAAGCACGGGACCGAGATCGAGGTTTTCGTCGAGATCGACTGCGGCGCGGGGCGTTGCGGGGTGACGACGACCGAGGACGTGGTGAAGATCGCCAAGGCCGTCGACGCTGCGCCGGGGCTCAAGTTCAGCGGCATCCAGGCCTATCAGGGCGCGATGCAGCACCTCGACAAGTACGAGGACCGCAAAGCCAAGCTCGACATTGCCATCGTGATGGTCAAGGACGCGGTAGAGGGTCTGAAAAGGGCGGGGCTGGAGCCGGAACTCGTTTCGGGCGGCGGCACAGGGTCCTACTATTTCGAAAGCAATTCAGGGGTTTACAACGAACTCCAGTGCGGCTCCTACGCGTTCATGGACGCCGATTACGGCCGTATCCTCGACAAGGACGGCAAGCGCATCGACAAGGGCGAGTGGGAGAACGCGTTCTTCATCCTCACCCAGGTGATGAGCCACGTGAAGCCAGACAAAGCGATTTGCGACGCGGGTCTGAAGGCACAATCGGTCGACAGCGGGCTGCCGGTGATCTACGGCCGGGACGACGTGAAATACATCAAGTGTTCGGACGAGCACGGCGTCATCGAGGATCCGAAGGGCGTCCTGAAGGTCGGCGAGAAGCTGAAGCTGGTGCCCGGACACTGCGACCCGACCGCGAATGTTCACGACTGGTATGTCGGCGTCCGGGGCGGCAAGGTCGAATGCGTCTGGCCGGTCTCGGCGCGCGGCAGAGCCTACTGA
- the bhcD gene encoding iminosuccinate reductase BhcD, producing the protein MIIVPESEIAGLVTTEDAFAAIEACFAAMARGEAYNFPVIREALGEGRQYGFKSGLDRAGGVMGVKSGGYFPGNAGRGIPNHQSTVLLFDPESGRPTALVGGNLLTALRTAAASAISIDRLARTDAKVLGMVGAGHQAQFQLRAAAKVRDFDKVVAWNLHPEMLPKLGEVAAEIGLPFEAVPLERMTEADVIITITSSPKASLLDAHVGPGTHLACMGTDTKGKQEVDPAILARARVFTDEVAQSVTLGEAQHAIANGLIKAEDITPIGAVIEGLAEGRRSADEITLFDGTGVGLQDLAVASAAVRLAGQKGVAAEVEV; encoded by the coding sequence ATGATCATCGTCCCTGAATCCGAGATCGCGGGGCTCGTCACGACCGAAGACGCCTTCGCCGCCATCGAGGCGTGCTTCGCCGCGATGGCGCGTGGCGAGGCCTATAACTTCCCCGTCATTCGCGAGGCGCTCGGCGAGGGGCGGCAATACGGGTTCAAGTCCGGGCTCGACCGCGCGGGCGGGGTGATGGGCGTGAAGTCCGGAGGCTACTTTCCCGGCAATGCCGGGCGCGGCATCCCGAACCACCAGTCGACCGTCCTCTTGTTCGACCCCGAGTCGGGCCGTCCGACGGCGCTGGTGGGCGGCAACCTTCTGACGGCGCTCAGGACGGCTGCCGCTTCGGCCATCTCGATCGACCGGCTCGCGCGGACGGACGCGAAGGTGCTCGGGATGGTGGGGGCGGGGCATCAGGCGCAGTTCCAGCTTCGCGCTGCCGCGAAGGTGCGCGACTTCGACAAAGTCGTGGCGTGGAATCTTCATCCCGAGATGCTGCCGAAGCTCGGGGAGGTGGCCGCCGAGATAGGCCTGCCGTTCGAGGCGGTGCCGCTGGAGCGCATGACGGAGGCCGACGTGATCATCACGATTACCTCGTCGCCCAAGGCGTCGCTTCTCGATGCCCATGTCGGGCCGGGCACGCATCTGGCCTGCATGGGGACCGACACGAAGGGCAAGCAGGAGGTGGACCCCGCGATCCTCGCCCGCGCGCGGGTGTTCACTGACGAGGTCGCGCAGTCGGTCACGCTCGGCGAGGCGCAGCACGCCATCGCGAACGGGCTGATCAAGGCCGAGGACATCACGCCCATCGGCGCGGTGATCGAGGGCTTGGCCGAGGGGCGCCGATCGGCGGACGAGATCACGCTTTTCGACGGCACGGGCGTCGGGCTTCAGGACCTTGCTGTCGCGAGCGCCGCCGTCCGGCTGGCCGGGCAGAAGGGCGTGGCGGCGGAGGTCGAAGTCTGA